In Thermosphaera sp., the sequence AAGAGGCTGGACTATTTTAAGGAAGCCGTCGAGGTGTATAGGAGCGTGCAGATCCCTGATACTCCTAGAAGCAAGGGGGATGTTAGAAGGATAAGAAGGTACAGGCTCATGGTTAAGACCGCTAGGAGGAGGGTGCTGGCCCTCTTCATAACACAGTTCACAGTATTTGTCAGCATGTACGTCGTAATGCTTTACGTAGTCATGCTCGCGGCCTCCCGCGCGGGAGCCGAGTGGGTTAAGATACCCGTGGCAATACCCTTGCTGTCGATTCCATTGGAGGAGGGAGGGTTCACCACTCACATAAGCTTCATATCCATCCTCGCGTTCACCCTACCGCTTCACTTCGTCAACAAGAAGATCAGGTTGGCGAGCGGGGAGTCCGCGGCATAAAATTTAAGAAATCCTTACGTTATTGTGAATCCATGGGTTACAACTGCTCACGGTGAAACCATGCCTCGACCAATGCTTAGATCCAGGAGCTGGAGGAGAACAAGCATTAGAACCCCTTCAGGGAGAGTAGTAGTTCACTACGAGAAGAGGAGGCCTGGAGTCGCCAAGTGCTCCGTATGCGGTAAGCCGTTGAACGGCGTTCCATCCCTGAGACCATCAGGTATGGCGAAGCTGGCCAAGACCGAGAAGAGACCTGAGAGAATGTTCGGAGGAACCGTCTGC encodes:
- a CDS encoding 7tm Odorant receptor translates to MIITVVIIVSVLFSMGIGFIIGLVKRLDYFKEAVEVYRSVQIPDTPRSKGDVRRIRRYRLMVKTARRRVLALFITQFTVFVSMYVVMLYVVMLAASRAGAEWVKIPVAIPLLSIPLEEGGFTTHISFISILAFTLPLHFVNKKIRLASGESAA
- a CDS encoding 50S ribosomal protein L34e yields the protein MPRPMLRSRSWRRTSIRTPSGRVVVHYEKRRPGVAKCSVCGKPLNGVPSLRPSGMAKLAKTEKRPERMFGGTVCPECLARGLREAVRL